The following are from one region of the Mixophyes fleayi isolate aMixFle1 chromosome 7, aMixFle1.hap1, whole genome shotgun sequence genome:
- the LOC142097344 gene encoding nmrA-like family domain-containing protein 1, giving the protein MSGKKVIVVFGATGAQGGSVADALLQDGSFAVRAVTRDASKPAAVKLQEAGAEVVSADLDNEKSLEAALTGAYAAFVLTTYWEHFNQAKEVAQGKLIADLTKRLGLTFVVFSGLEHVKRLTGGKLRVPHFDGKGEVEEYFREIGVPMASVRLPGYFENFLTYTRPQKNKDGDGYSIALPMGDVPLDGMSVKDFGPVVLTILKSPSQYAGKDLGLSREKLTVEQYAAIMTKVTGTTFKDAKISLEAYEKLGFPGALELANMFRFYLMNPDRNIELTLKLNPKAKKFQQYMEENKDSYKDL; this is encoded by the exons GAGCTCAGGGTGGGTCAGTGGCAGACGCTCTACTACAAGATGGCAGCTTTGCCGTCAGGGCGGTGACTCGGGACGCCAGCAAGCCAGCCGCTGTGAAGCTGCAAGAGGCCGGAGCGGAGGTGGTGTCCGCAGATCTGGACAATGAGAAGAGTCTGGAGGCCGCACTAACCGGAGCTTATGCAGCTTTCGTGCTCACCACCTACTGGGAACACTTCAACCAGGCAAAGGAGGTTGCCCAG GGGAAATTGATCGCGGATCTAACCAAGCGGCTTGGCCTGACGTTTGTGGTCTTCAGTGGCTTGGAGCACGTGAAGAGGCTGACTGGGGGGAAGCTCCGTGTGCCACATTTTGATGGCAAAGGGGAAGTAGAGGAATATTTCAGAGAGATCGGAGTCCCTATGGCCAGTGTGAGACTTCCCGGTTATTTTGAGAACTTCCTGACCTACACCAGGCCCCAGAAGAACAAGGACGGAGACGGCTACTCTATTG CCCTCCCCATGGGTGACGTACCGCTGGATGGAATGTCTGTAAAAGACTTTGGTCCGGTCGTCCTCACTATCTTGAAGTCTCCGTCACAATACGCAGGCAAGGACCTGGGGCTCAGCCGAGAGAAGCTAACGGTGGAGCAGTACGCAGCAATAATGACAAAAGTCACCGGCACGACCTTCAAAGATGCCAAA ATTTCTCTTGAGGCTTACGAGAAATTGGGCTTCCCAGGAGCATTAGAACTGGCCAACATGTTCCGTTTCTACTTAATGAACCCCGACCGGAACATAGAGCTCACTCTCAAACTCAACCCTAAAGCCAAGAAGTTCCAGCAGTATATGGAGGAGAACAAGGACTCTTATAAGGACCTGTAA